Proteins encoded in a region of the Natator depressus isolate rNatDep1 chromosome 23, rNatDep2.hap1, whole genome shotgun sequence genome:
- the PCSK1N gene encoding proSAAS — protein MATSLMLAALLCAVGPAAGKALPAGPRGALPHDSAGGPRRFRRDLRGAPYEGEMGLANEIYYPRLGPLAQDELLAQALERLGAPPAGRWREDEPGGTPWLQEAPAGGRWRQDGAQAALALQRLLQESVPLASLLQLWDQARGAPYPDYDETGAGAPPRTRPPAPPQLSRYRTDGAYESHQDEPGDEEPGEMDAEMLRYLVGRILAGGGETRPPRHPRRLRRGLEEEPPTLLRVKRLGDDGEGPEAGAPQLQRAKRTEEEEEAGGGRRGVYGGEPLLRYLPE, from the exons ATGGCTACGAGCCTGATGCTGGCGGCCCTGCTCTGCGCGGTGGGCCCCGCCGCCGGGAAG GCTCTTCCTGCCGGCCCCAGGGGGGCACTGCCCCACGACTCGGCCGGGGGCCCCCGACGTTTCCGACGGGACCTGCGGGGGGCTCCCTATGAGGGGGAGATGGGGCTGGCCAACGAGATCTACTACCCCCGGCTGGGGCCGCTGGCCCAGGATGAACTGCTGGCCCAGGCGCTGGAGAGGCTGGGGGCGCCCCCTGCGGGCCGGTGGCGGGAGGATGAGCCAGGGGGCACCCCGTGGCTCCAGGAGGCGCCCGCCGGTGGCCGCTGGAGGCAGGACGGGGCCCAGGCCGCCCTGGCTCTCCAGCGCCTCCTCCAGGAATCGGTCCCCCTGGcctccctcctgcagctgtgGGACCAGGCCAGGGGGGCCCCGTACCCTGATTACGATGAGACCGGGGCGGGCGCCCCCCCCAGGAcccggcccccggccccaccccagctgAGCCGCTACCGGACGGACGGGGCCTACGAGAGCCACCAGGACGAGCCGGGGGATGAGGAGCCTGGGGAGATGGATGCGGAGATGCTGAG GTACCTGGTGGGCCGGATCCTCGCGGGAGGCGGCGAGACGCgacccccccgccaccccagacGCCTGCGCCGGGGGCTGGAGGAAGAACCCCCCACGCTGCTGCGTGTGAAGCGGCTCGGGGATGATGGGGAGGGGCCTGAGGCGGGGGCACCCCAGCTGCAGCGGGCCAAGAGgactgaggaggaagaggaggctggtggggggcggaggggggtgtatgggggggagCCCCTGCTGAGGTATCTGCCTGAGTAA